A window of Modestobacter versicolor contains these coding sequences:
- a CDS encoding alpha/beta fold hydrolase produces the protein MSDARLSDAPLPRPGALIPPWPGQMVPVTGGEVFVRHTPWCGPLPSADDGSTPSAEAPHERALYVHGLGGASTNWTDLAALLAVRFDGYALDLPGFGESAPPPRYSIHRHVQAVVDVLEWVVAQPGPGQGAPVHLVGNSLGGLVSVWVAARRPDLVATLTLISAAMPVYRVPAAFDRAIALVLLPGVPALAERRLAGATPEQRVRGLLQMCFGDPKRVPRERVEEAVAEMRRRDEQPWAGQALTRSLRGLMTSYLRVGRANAWRMARSVKVPSLVVWGDRDKLVDPALAPRLAAVLPDARLQVQEGIGHLAMLEAPEPTARAVLALAEDAAATPAEVPAAQA, from the coding sequence GTGAGCGACGCCCGGCTGTCCGACGCACCCCTGCCCCGGCCGGGAGCGCTCATCCCGCCGTGGCCCGGCCAGATGGTGCCGGTGACCGGCGGCGAGGTCTTCGTCCGGCACACCCCGTGGTGCGGCCCGCTGCCGTCCGCGGACGACGGGAGCACCCCGTCGGCCGAGGCCCCGCACGAGCGCGCGCTCTACGTGCACGGCCTGGGCGGCGCCTCCACCAACTGGACCGACCTGGCCGCGCTGCTCGCCGTCCGGTTCGACGGGTACGCCCTGGACCTGCCCGGTTTCGGTGAGTCCGCGCCGCCGCCGCGCTACTCGATCCACCGGCACGTGCAGGCCGTCGTCGACGTCCTGGAGTGGGTCGTGGCCCAGCCCGGGCCGGGCCAGGGGGCGCCGGTGCACCTGGTCGGCAACTCCCTCGGTGGCCTGGTCAGCGTGTGGGTCGCCGCCCGCCGTCCCGACCTGGTCGCCACCCTCACGCTGATCTCGGCCGCGATGCCGGTCTACCGGGTCCCGGCCGCCTTCGACCGGGCGATCGCGCTCGTCCTGCTCCCCGGGGTCCCGGCGCTGGCCGAGCGCCGGCTGGCCGGTGCCACTCCCGAGCAGCGGGTGCGCGGGCTGCTGCAGATGTGCTTCGGCGACCCGAAGCGGGTGCCCCGGGAGCGCGTCGAGGAGGCGGTCGCCGAGATGCGGCGGCGCGACGAGCAGCCGTGGGCAGGGCAGGCGCTCACCCGCAGCCTGCGCGGCCTGATGACCTCCTACCTCCGGGTCGGCCGGGCCAACGCCTGGCGGATGGCCCGGTCGGTCAAGGTGCCGTCGCTGGTGGTCTGGGGCGACCGGGACAAGCTGGTCGACCCGGCGCTGGCGCCGCGGCTGGCCGCCGTCCTGCCCGATGCCCGGCTGCAGGTGCAGGAGGGCATCGGGCACCTGGCGATGCTCGAGGCCCCCGAGCCCACCGCGCGCGCGGTGCTGGCGCTCGCCGAGGACGCCGCGGCGACCCCCGCCGAGGTACCCGCAGCCCAGGCGTGA
- a CDS encoding TetR/AcrR family transcriptional regulator: MQPSRPVPVPPAARRTSRLPRGARRVQLLRAAQDVFVAQGFHAAAMDDIADRAGVSKPVLYQHFPGKRELYLALLEQQVDELTERVRQAMAGTDDNRLRVDGAVGAYFDFVGADGEAFRLVFESDLRNDPDVRRLADRGARSCIEAIAEVIAADTGADPERALLLASGLTGLCETSARWWLARQGTVSRDEAVSLLSALAWRGISGFPRRDDAD; the protein is encoded by the coding sequence ATGCAGCCCAGCCGACCCGTACCCGTGCCGCCGGCCGCCCGTCGCACGTCACGCCTGCCGCGGGGCGCCCGCCGGGTGCAGCTGCTGCGCGCGGCGCAGGACGTCTTCGTCGCCCAGGGCTTCCACGCCGCCGCGATGGACGACATCGCCGACCGCGCCGGGGTCAGCAAGCCGGTGCTCTACCAGCACTTCCCGGGCAAGCGGGAGCTCTACCTGGCCCTGCTCGAGCAGCAGGTCGACGAGCTCACCGAGCGGGTCCGCCAGGCGATGGCCGGCACCGACGACAACCGGCTCCGGGTGGACGGCGCGGTCGGCGCCTACTTCGACTTCGTCGGTGCCGACGGCGAGGCCTTCCGGCTGGTCTTCGAGTCCGACCTGCGCAACGACCCGGACGTGCGGCGGCTCGCCGACCGGGGCGCCCGGTCCTGCATCGAGGCGATCGCCGAGGTCATCGCCGCCGACACCGGCGCCGACCCCGAGCGCGCCCTGCTGCTGGCCTCCGGCCTGACCGGGCTGTGCGAGACCAGCGCCCGGTGGTGGCTGGCCCGGCAGGGCACCGTGTCCCGCGACGAGGCCGTGTCGCTGCTGTCGGCGCTGGCCTGGCGGGGCATCTCCGGTTTCCCGCGCCGCGACGACGCCGACTGA
- a CDS encoding DUF3107 domain-containing protein: protein MEVKIGVQHSPRELVIDSPKTPDEIAAEVSKAMSTSKDGLLTLVDERGRRVVVPVDRIAYVEIAEADQRRVGFIAG, encoded by the coding sequence GTGGAAGTCAAGATCGGTGTCCAACACTCGCCCCGTGAGCTGGTCATCGACAGCCCCAAGACCCCGGACGAGATCGCGGCTGAGGTGTCCAAGGCGATGAGCACGTCCAAGGACGGCCTGCTGACGCTGGTCGACGAGCGGGGCCGGCGCGTCGTCGTCCCCGTCGACCGGATCGCCTACGTCGAGATCGCCGAGGCCGACCAGCGCCGGGTGGGCTTCATCGCCGGCTGA
- a CDS encoding ferritin-like fold-containing protein, translated as MTAVDEGAGRQAVIDLLGVLAYAELTAFDRLAEDARLAPTLDGRAALSRMAAAEIAHHERLTARLRELGADADAAMTPFVAALDAFHDGTRASTWLEGLVKAYVGDGLAADFYREVAAFLPQPDRALVEEVLADTGHSDFALREVRAAIAADPKVAGRLALWARRLVGEALTQSQAVIAEHDELADLIITGTGDLAGVGELLTRITTAHSARMRALGLNP; from the coding sequence GTGACCGCGGTCGACGAAGGAGCCGGACGCCAGGCCGTCATCGACCTGCTGGGGGTGCTGGCCTACGCCGAGCTCACCGCGTTCGACCGGCTGGCCGAGGACGCCCGGCTGGCCCCGACGCTGGACGGCCGCGCCGCGCTGTCCCGGATGGCGGCCGCCGAGATCGCCCACCACGAGCGGCTGACCGCGCGGCTGCGCGAGCTGGGTGCCGACGCCGACGCCGCGATGACGCCCTTCGTCGCCGCGCTGGACGCCTTCCACGACGGCACCCGGGCGAGCACCTGGCTGGAGGGGCTGGTCAAGGCCTACGTCGGCGACGGGCTGGCCGCGGACTTCTACCGCGAGGTCGCCGCGTTCCTGCCCCAGCCGGACCGGGCGCTGGTCGAGGAGGTGCTCGCCGACACCGGGCACTCGGACTTCGCGCTGCGCGAGGTGCGGGCCGCGATCGCCGCCGACCCCAAGGTCGCCGGCCGGCTCGCGCTGTGGGCCCGCCGGCTGGTCGGTGAGGCGCTCACCCAGTCGCAGGCGGTCATCGCCGAGCACGACGAGCTGGCCGACCTGATCATCACCGGCACCGGCGACCTGGCCGGGGTGGGCGAGCTGCTCACCCGGATCACCACCGCCCACTCCGCGCGGATGCGGGCCCTCGGCCTCAACCCCTAG
- a CDS encoding DEAD/DEAH box helicase: protein MHPDIVAALAEVGITRTFAIQELTLPLALAGNDLIGQARTGTGKTLGFGIPMLQRVQPPAEGGDGVPQALVVVPTRELCVQVSRDLAAAGAKRGIRVQAIYGGRAFEPQVAALQAGVEIVVGTPGRLLDLAQRGDLILGKVRVLVLDEADEMLDLGFLPDIERVLAMVPDKRQTMLFSATMPGPIVTLSRSFMTQPTHIRAHGNDEGSTVPQTTQFIYRAHNLDKPELLSRVLQSRDRGLVMVFCRTKRTAQKVADDLVERGFAAAAVHGDLGQGAREQALRAFRAGKVDVLVATDVAARGIDVTGVSHVVNYQCPEDEKTYVHRIGRTGRAGSTGVAVTLVDWDDIPRWQLINKALDLPFADPPETYSTSPWVYTDLDVPTTATGRLPRSQRTREGLGAETLEDLGETGKRQRTGGGRSGGGDHSGPGRDSGRGGRDGARSEDETAPGPRKSRPRQRTRGSGAAAAGAAAATDGGAPESSEAPAMAGSGEPTGDGSSRPRRRRRRGGRDGNGGGGGSESAA, encoded by the coding sequence GTGCACCCCGACATCGTGGCCGCGCTGGCCGAGGTCGGGATCACCCGCACGTTCGCCATCCAGGAGCTCACGCTCCCGCTCGCCCTGGCCGGCAACGACCTCATCGGCCAGGCCCGCACCGGCACCGGCAAGACGCTGGGCTTCGGCATCCCGATGCTGCAGCGCGTGCAGCCCCCGGCCGAGGGCGGCGACGGCGTCCCCCAGGCGCTGGTCGTCGTCCCCACCCGCGAGCTGTGCGTGCAGGTCTCGCGCGACCTCGCCGCCGCCGGCGCCAAGCGCGGGATCCGGGTGCAGGCCATCTACGGTGGCCGCGCCTTCGAGCCGCAGGTGGCCGCGCTGCAGGCCGGCGTGGAGATCGTCGTCGGCACCCCCGGCCGGCTCCTGGACCTCGCGCAGCGGGGCGACCTGATCCTGGGCAAGGTGCGGGTCCTCGTCCTGGACGAGGCCGACGAGATGCTCGACCTGGGCTTCCTCCCCGACATCGAGCGGGTCCTGGCGATGGTCCCGGACAAGCGGCAGACGATGCTGTTCTCCGCGACGATGCCGGGCCCGATCGTCACGCTGTCCCGGTCGTTCATGACCCAGCCCACGCACATCCGGGCGCACGGCAACGACGAGGGCTCGACGGTCCCGCAGACCACGCAGTTCATCTACCGGGCGCACAACCTGGACAAGCCCGAGCTGCTGTCCCGGGTGCTGCAGTCCCGCGACCGCGGCCTGGTCATGGTCTTCTGCCGCACCAAGCGCACCGCGCAGAAGGTCGCCGACGACCTGGTCGAGCGCGGCTTCGCCGCCGCGGCCGTGCACGGTGACCTCGGCCAGGGCGCCCGCGAGCAGGCACTGCGCGCCTTCCGCGCCGGCAAGGTCGACGTGCTGGTCGCCACCGACGTCGCCGCCCGCGGCATCGACGTCACCGGGGTCAGCCACGTCGTGAACTACCAGTGCCCGGAGGACGAGAAGACCTACGTGCACCGGATCGGCCGCACCGGCCGGGCCGGCAGCACCGGGGTCGCGGTCACCCTGGTCGACTGGGACGACATCCCGCGCTGGCAGCTGATCAACAAGGCGCTGGACCTGCCGTTCGCCGACCCGCCGGAGACCTACTCGACCTCGCCGTGGGTCTACACCGACCTCGACGTGCCGACGACGGCCACCGGCCGCCTGCCGCGGTCCCAGCGGACCCGCGAGGGCCTGGGCGCCGAGACCCTCGAGGACCTCGGCGAGACCGGCAAGCGGCAGCGCACCGGCGGCGGCCGGTCCGGCGGCGGTGACCACTCCGGCCCGGGTCGCGACAGCGGTCGCGGCGGCCGGGACGGCGCGCGCAGCGAGGACGAGACCGCTCCCGGCCCGCGCAAGAGCCGGCCGCGCCAGCGCACCCGCGGCAGCGGTGCGGCGGCTGCCGGTGCCGCCGCGGCGACCGACGGCGGCGCCCCGGAGTCGTCCGAGGCCCCGGCCATGGCCGGCTCCGGCGAGCCGACCGGTGACGGCAGCAGCCGGCCGCGGCGCCGGCGTCGCCGGGGCGGGCGCGACGGCAACGGCGGTGGCGGCGGCTCCGAGTCCGCCGCCTGA
- a CDS encoding PQQ-binding-like beta-propeller repeat protein: MAAVAVLLWRTSDAAATSSTTTTAATVPDESPAAEVAEAWAAATGPAPRRVVESGRVLVTDRRGLAMVDAASGEEAWHYRRDNATLCDATAVNGVVIAVFRTTSRCNEMVALTAATGVRAWYRNVRFRTDVDLASTDRILLARSPTGVVTIDPTGNNTRWRYAPPGGCRLVDSDVGSSGVVVLQRCTDSVALQVTLLDGFSGEPVWTRDVDTAGATARLAGVDRLVDVVVGDRVQVLSPTDGGLLTELALPALDPGQDVRTEPLQQAGIGDAALLWARGTVYALDQTTGLPRWSLPALGLPSVGTDKASATGALAVTVPEEGAFVVRSMADGSELGRSVAEDAVPPGGRVSVLGPVVVYATADEVSGHR; this comes from the coding sequence GTGGCCGCCGTCGCCGTGCTGCTGTGGCGCACCTCCGACGCCGCGGCGACCTCCAGCACGACCACGACCGCCGCCACCGTCCCGGACGAGTCGCCGGCCGCCGAGGTCGCGGAGGCCTGGGCGGCGGCCACCGGCCCCGCTCCGCGGCGGGTGGTGGAGAGCGGCCGGGTGCTGGTCACCGACCGGCGCGGGCTGGCCATGGTCGACGCCGCCAGCGGCGAGGAGGCCTGGCACTACCGCCGGGACAACGCCACGCTCTGCGACGCCACCGCCGTCAACGGCGTCGTCATCGCGGTCTTCCGCACCACCAGCCGGTGCAACGAGATGGTCGCCCTCACCGCCGCCACCGGCGTGCGGGCCTGGTACCGCAACGTCCGGTTCCGCACCGACGTCGACCTGGCCAGCACCGACCGCATCCTGCTGGCCCGCAGCCCCACCGGCGTCGTCACGATCGACCCGACGGGCAACAACACCCGCTGGCGGTACGCGCCCCCCGGCGGGTGCCGGCTGGTCGACTCCGACGTCGGCAGCTCCGGCGTCGTCGTGCTGCAGCGCTGCACCGACTCGGTGGCGCTGCAGGTGACGCTGCTCGACGGCTTCAGCGGCGAGCCGGTCTGGACCCGCGACGTCGACACCGCCGGCGCCACCGCCCGGCTCGCCGGGGTCGACCGGCTGGTGGACGTCGTGGTCGGCGACCGGGTGCAGGTGCTCTCCCCCACCGACGGCGGGCTGCTCACCGAGCTCGCCCTGCCGGCGCTGGACCCGGGGCAGGACGTGCGCACGGAGCCGCTGCAGCAGGCCGGCATCGGGGACGCCGCGCTGCTCTGGGCCCGCGGCACCGTCTACGCCCTCGACCAGACCACCGGCCTGCCCCGCTGGTCGCTGCCCGCGCTGGGGCTGCCCTCGGTGGGCACCGACAAGGCCAGCGCCACCGGCGCCCTCGCGGTCACCGTGCCCGAGGAGGGCGCCTTCGTCGTGCGCTCGATGGCCGACGGGAGCGAGCTGGGCCGGTCGGTCGCCGAGGACGCCGTGCCCCCGGGTGGCCGGGTGTCGGTGCTGGGTCCGGTCGTCGTCTACGCGACCGCCGACGAGGTCTCCGGCCACCGCTAG
- a CDS encoding alpha/beta fold hydrolase, with amino-acid sequence MVLPGGSEHTAPDDLRQLAAHDAARVAFPGRTGPLAALDTGEVESGTVLLVAGYTGSKEDFAPLLTPIADAGLRAVAIDQRGQFESPGPEDPAPYSVAELAADVLAVGRQLREQSPGPLHLLGHSFGGIVSRAAVLAEPGLFDTLTLLGSGPAALTGPRAELLEHLSPLLDAGGVQLVNDTLEQLAMTDPRAQAVPAPTQEFLRRRFLANSAAGLRGMADAMLGEPDRVAELAASGVPVLVAHGIADDAWSPAAQADMAQRLGARHEVIVHAVHSPAIENPERTLQVLLSFWSDPVAAAAADDDQTEAAR; translated from the coding sequence ATGGTCCTGCCTGGTGGCTCCGAGCACACCGCCCCCGACGACCTCCGCCAGCTCGCGGCCCACGACGCCGCCCGGGTCGCCTTCCCCGGCCGCACCGGCCCGCTGGCCGCCCTGGACACCGGCGAGGTCGAGAGCGGGACGGTGCTGCTGGTCGCCGGCTACACCGGCAGCAAGGAGGACTTCGCGCCGCTGCTGACCCCGATCGCCGACGCCGGGCTCCGCGCGGTCGCGATCGACCAGCGCGGCCAGTTCGAGTCCCCCGGCCCTGAGGACCCCGCGCCGTACTCCGTCGCCGAGCTGGCCGCCGACGTCCTGGCGGTCGGCCGGCAGCTCCGGGAGCAGTCCCCCGGCCCGCTGCACCTGCTCGGGCACAGCTTCGGCGGCATCGTGAGCCGGGCCGCCGTGCTGGCCGAGCCCGGGCTGTTCGACACCCTCACCCTGCTGGGCAGCGGCCCGGCCGCGCTGACCGGGCCCCGCGCCGAGCTGCTCGAGCACCTCTCGCCCCTGCTGGACGCCGGCGGGGTGCAGCTGGTCAACGACACCCTCGAGCAGCTCGCGATGACCGACCCGCGCGCCCAGGCGGTGCCCGCGCCGACCCAGGAGTTCCTCCGCCGGCGCTTCCTGGCCAACAGCGCTGCGGGCCTGCGCGGCATGGCCGACGCGATGCTCGGCGAGCCCGACCGGGTCGCCGAGCTCGCCGCCAGCGGCGTCCCGGTGCTGGTCGCGCACGGCATCGCCGACGACGCCTGGAGCCCGGCCGCGCAGGCGGACATGGCGCAGCGGCTGGGCGCCCGGCACGAGGTGATCGTGCACGCGGTGCACTCCCCCGCGATCGAGAACCCGGAACGCACGCTGCAGGTGCTGCTGTCGTTCTGGTCCGACCCGGTGGCGGCGGCCGCCGCGGACGACGACCAGACGGAGGCCGCCCGATGA
- a CDS encoding oxygenase MpaB family protein, with protein sequence MRPTPSIKDFTAEEDLLGFFGPGSVTWRVHSDPAFSVGGIRALLLQALHPIAMDGVHQFSTGFTTDPWARLTRTAEYVATLTYGTRRDALRVVRRVRGLHRDKSAVEGTTGRRYNVDDADLLLWVHNCEVDSLLSTARRAGVPLTDADADRYVEEQVTAAVLIGAEEDDVPRTVAELEAYFDGVRARLAVTPAARAASRFILLPPMPGWVQLLTPARPAWSTLASLGAATLPRWARQLYGLPGFGLTDAAATAGLRAFRQTALAVPVRVRESPIVRAARVRVAAAEPISAC encoded by the coding sequence ATGAGGCCCACCCCCTCGATCAAGGACTTCACCGCGGAGGAGGACCTGCTCGGCTTCTTCGGCCCGGGCAGCGTCACCTGGCGGGTGCACAGCGACCCGGCCTTCTCCGTCGGCGGCATCCGGGCGCTGCTGCTGCAGGCGCTGCACCCGATCGCGATGGACGGCGTCCACCAGTTCTCCACCGGGTTCACCACCGACCCGTGGGCCCGGCTGACCCGCACCGCCGAGTACGTCGCGACGCTCACCTACGGCACCCGCCGCGACGCGCTGCGCGTGGTGCGCCGGGTGCGCGGCCTGCACCGCGACAAGTCCGCCGTCGAGGGGACCACCGGCCGCCGGTACAACGTGGACGACGCCGACCTGCTGCTGTGGGTGCACAACTGCGAGGTCGACTCGCTGCTGTCCACAGCCCGGCGGGCCGGCGTGCCGCTCACCGACGCCGACGCCGACCGCTACGTCGAGGAGCAGGTCACCGCGGCCGTGCTGATCGGCGCGGAGGAGGACGACGTGCCGCGGACGGTCGCCGAGCTCGAGGCCTACTTCGACGGCGTCCGGGCCCGGCTGGCGGTCACCCCGGCGGCCCGCGCGGCGTCCCGGTTCATCCTGCTGCCGCCGATGCCGGGCTGGGTGCAGCTGCTCACCCCGGCCCGGCCGGCCTGGAGCACGCTCGCCTCGCTGGGCGCGGCGACCCTGCCGAGATGGGCCCGGCAGCTGTACGGGCTGCCCGGCTTCGGGCTCACCGACGCGGCGGCGACGGCCGGCCTGCGGGCGTTCCGGCAGACGGCGCTCGCGGTGCCGGTGCGGGTGAGGGAGTCACCGATCGTCCGGGCAGCGCGGGTGCGGGTGGCCGCGGCGGAGCCGATCAGCGCCTGCTGA
- a CDS encoding LysR family transcriptional regulator ArgP, with protein MDLDLAQLRAFDATVTAGTLDGAARALHVTPSAISQRLKALEAATGRVLLVRSKPVQVTGSGQSVLRLARQVALLAADATRELSPEDGDRPVTLPIALNADSMATWVLPALAPLAGELAFDLHREDQEHTAALLREGRVMAAVTAAADPVPGCSVTRLGGMRYRPMATAAFAARWLPDGVQPAALARAPVVVFDRRDDLQHGYLRSRGVDPAAPPLHHVPASADYITAVRLGFGWGMVPRQQEPPGELVELDDGGAVDVVLHWQQWRLRSPSLDRVADAVLAAARRELDQH; from the coding sequence GTGGACCTCGACCTGGCCCAGCTGCGTGCGTTCGACGCGACCGTCACCGCCGGCACCCTCGACGGGGCGGCTCGGGCGCTGCACGTGACGCCCAGCGCGATCAGCCAGCGGCTCAAGGCCCTGGAGGCCGCGACCGGTCGCGTCCTGCTGGTGCGCAGCAAGCCGGTGCAGGTCACCGGGTCCGGGCAGTCGGTGCTGCGGCTGGCCCGGCAGGTGGCGCTGCTGGCCGCCGACGCGACCCGCGAGCTCAGCCCCGAGGACGGCGACCGCCCGGTGACCCTGCCGATCGCGCTCAACGCCGACTCGATGGCCACCTGGGTGCTGCCCGCACTGGCGCCGCTGGCCGGTGAGCTCGCCTTCGACCTGCACCGGGAGGACCAGGAGCACACCGCCGCGCTGCTCCGGGAGGGCCGGGTCATGGCGGCGGTGACCGCGGCCGCCGACCCGGTGCCCGGCTGCTCGGTGACCCGGCTCGGCGGCATGCGCTACCGGCCGATGGCCACGGCGGCGTTCGCCGCCCGCTGGCTCCCCGACGGCGTCCAGCCCGCAGCGCTGGCCCGGGCGCCGGTCGTCGTCTTCGACCGCCGGGACGACCTGCAGCACGGCTACCTGCGCTCGCGCGGCGTCGACCCGGCGGCCCCGCCGCTGCACCACGTGCCGGCCTCGGCCGACTACATCACCGCCGTGCGGCTGGGGTTCGGCTGGGGGATGGTGCCCCGCCAGCAGGAACCGCCGGGTGAGCTGGTCGAGCTCGACGACGGCGGCGCGGTGGACGTCGTGCTGCACTGGCAGCAGTGGCGGCTGCGCTCGCCGTCGCTGGACCGGGTGGCCGACGCGGTGCTCGCCGCCGCCCGCCGGGAGCTGGACCAGCACTGA
- a CDS encoding LysE/ArgO family amino acid transporter gives MDPALLAAAAGLGLGLSLIVAIGAQNAFVLRQGLRMEHVVAVVLVCALSDAVLIVAGVGGAGAVVTRAPEVVQVVCFAGAAFLLVYGLMAARRVFRPAALLPESGGARAGLAVTITTCLALTWLNPHVYLDTVVLLGSLASTYDDQRWWFAAGATLGSVLWFTGLGFGARLLRPVFARPTAWRVLDAVIAVVMVSLAASLAVRGLHGG, from the coding sequence GTGGACCCCGCCCTGCTCGCCGCTGCCGCCGGCCTCGGCCTCGGCCTCTCCCTGATCGTCGCCATCGGCGCGCAAAACGCCTTCGTGCTGCGGCAGGGGCTGCGGATGGAGCACGTGGTCGCCGTGGTGCTCGTGTGCGCGCTGTCCGACGCGGTGCTCATCGTCGCCGGGGTGGGCGGGGCCGGGGCGGTGGTGACCCGGGCGCCCGAGGTGGTGCAGGTCGTCTGCTTCGCGGGCGCGGCGTTCCTGCTGGTCTACGGCCTGATGGCGGCCCGTCGCGTCTTCCGCCCCGCCGCGCTGCTGCCCGAGTCCGGCGGCGCCCGGGCCGGCCTGGCGGTCACCATCACCACCTGCCTGGCCCTGACCTGGCTGAACCCGCACGTCTACCTGGACACCGTGGTGCTGCTCGGCTCGCTGGCCAGCACCTACGACGACCAGCGGTGGTGGTTCGCCGCCGGCGCGACGCTGGGCAGCGTCCTCTGGTTCACCGGGCTCGGCTTCGGGGCGCGGCTGCTCCGGCCGGTGTTCGCCCGGCCGACCGCCTGGCGGGTGCTCGACGCCGTCATCGCCGTCGTGATGGTCTCGCTGGCGGCGTCCCTCGCCGTGCGCGGCCTGCACGGCGGCTGA
- a CDS encoding VOC family protein: MPIALHHMIVPVADRDAAVAWFVDLLELREPYTDGFFRSVQLDDSIVLNFAPAPVPEPVHLAFLVDDDHFDRVQARFDADGTPYTADPPGRRPGEVGAVNPDGSGRRLYFRGHGHLLEVLTRRYTDVPAGSRSS, translated from the coding sequence GTGCCCATCGCCCTGCACCACATGATCGTCCCGGTGGCCGACCGGGACGCGGCCGTCGCCTGGTTCGTCGACCTGCTCGAACTGCGCGAGCCGTACACCGACGGCTTCTTCCGCTCCGTCCAGCTCGACGACTCGATCGTGCTGAACTTCGCGCCCGCACCGGTCCCCGAACCGGTGCACCTGGCCTTCCTCGTCGACGACGACCACTTCGACCGGGTGCAGGCCCGCTTCGACGCCGACGGGACGCCGTACACCGCCGACCCACCCGGTCGCCGTCCCGGTGAGGTCGGCGCGGTCAACCCCGACGGCAGCGGGCGGCGGTTGTACTTCCGCGGCCACGGCCACCTGCTCGAGGTGCTGACCCGGCGCTACACCGACGTGCCGGCCGGGTCGCGGTCGAGCTGA
- a CDS encoding aldo/keto reductase gives MRTTDLGDGLTVSAIGLGAMGMSAFYGASDEAESVATLRHAVDLGVTFIDTAEAYGPFANEQLIARALGDRRDQVTLATKASAGFDDDGTSHGRDGSPAYVRRAADRSLRHLGTDVIDLYYLHRVDPAVPIEETVGAMAELVAAGKVRHIGLSEVSAATIRRAHAVHPLAAVQSELSLFSRDVLRNGEKAVLDELGIGFVAFSPLGRGVLSSGVRSLDDLAPDDARRGLPRFQPEAFAANRRLVDRVEALAAEKGATVAQVALAWLVGQGVVPIPGTRHRARLAENAGAVDVELSPEDLQRLADALPDDEIAGSRDGLPVREGADR, from the coding sequence ATGAGGACCACTGACCTGGGCGACGGGCTGACCGTCTCCGCCATCGGCCTGGGGGCCATGGGCATGAGCGCCTTCTACGGCGCCAGCGACGAGGCGGAGTCCGTCGCCACCCTGCGGCACGCCGTCGACCTCGGCGTCACCTTCATCGACACCGCCGAGGCGTACGGGCCCTTCGCGAACGAGCAGCTGATCGCCCGGGCGCTCGGCGACCGGCGCGACCAGGTGACCCTGGCGACCAAGGCGTCGGCCGGCTTCGACGACGACGGCACCTCGCACGGCCGCGACGGCAGCCCGGCCTACGTGCGCCGGGCCGCCGACCGCTCGCTGCGCCACCTGGGCACCGACGTGATCGACCTCTACTACCTGCACCGCGTGGACCCGGCCGTGCCGATCGAGGAGACGGTCGGCGCCATGGCCGAGCTCGTCGCCGCCGGCAAGGTGCGGCACATCGGGCTGTCCGAGGTGTCGGCGGCCACCATCCGCCGGGCGCATGCCGTCCACCCGCTCGCCGCCGTCCAGTCGGAGCTGTCGCTGTTCTCCCGCGACGTGCTGCGCAACGGCGAGAAGGCGGTGCTGGACGAGCTCGGCATCGGCTTCGTCGCGTTCTCGCCGCTGGGTCGCGGGGTGCTGTCCAGCGGCGTCCGCAGCCTCGACGACCTCGCGCCCGACGACGCCCGCCGCGGCCTGCCCCGCTTCCAGCCCGAGGCGTTCGCCGCCAACCGCCGGCTGGTCGACCGGGTCGAGGCGCTCGCGGCGGAGAAGGGGGCCACCGTCGCCCAGGTCGCGCTGGCCTGGCTGGTCGGGCAGGGCGTCGTCCCGATCCCGGGCACCCGGCACCGGGCGCGGCTCGCGGAGAACGCCGGCGCGGTGGACGTCGAGCTGTCACCGGAGGACCTGCAGCGGCTGGCCGACGCCCTCCCGGACGACGAGATCGCCGGCAGCCGCGACGGTCTCCCGGTCCGCGAGGGCGCCGACCGCTGA
- a CDS encoding MerR family transcriptional regulator has product MDLVTPLLLPDVDVDVPAEGLSIGQAAEATGISTEALRYYEREGLLLDPTPRTAGGRRRYRARDLAWLAGLVMLRETGMPIADIRVIAELSRRPGTEAERLVELERHRERVLEQLARTQRHLAAIEDKIAAYREVAAGEDRHEDH; this is encoded by the coding sequence ATGGATCTCGTGACCCCGCTGCTGCTGCCCGACGTCGACGTCGACGTCCCCGCCGAGGGGCTGTCCATCGGCCAGGCCGCCGAGGCGACCGGCATCAGCACCGAGGCGCTGCGCTACTACGAGCGCGAGGGCCTGCTGCTCGACCCCACCCCGCGCACCGCCGGCGGGCGGCGCCGCTACCGCGCGCGCGACCTGGCCTGGCTCGCCGGCCTGGTGATGCTCCGGGAGACCGGCATGCCGATCGCCGACATCCGGGTGATCGCCGAGCTCAGCCGCCGACCCGGCACCGAGGCAGAGCGGCTGGTCGAGCTGGAGCGGCACCGGGAGCGGGTGCTCGAGCAGCTGGCCCGCACCCAGCGGCACCTCGCCGCCATCGAGGACAAGATCGCCGCCTACCGCGAGGTGGCGGCAGGGGAGGACCGGCATGAGGACCACTGA